One region of Mycolicibacterium insubricum genomic DNA includes:
- a CDS encoding SDR family oxidoreductase yields MPRFDPLPDRRPAFVAGASSGIGAATATELARRGFPVALGARRVEKCQELVDAIRADGGEAVAVSLDVTDPGSVTEAVKAATAALGDIEVLVAGAGDTSFGKLAEVSTDDFESQLQIHLIGANRLMRAVVGGMVERRRGDLIFVGSDVALRQRPHMGAYGAAKAALVAMVTNLQMEFEGTGVRASLVHPGPTMTSMGWNQPMELVGAALEDWAKWGQARHSYFLRPEDLARAITFVAETPRGGFIANMELQPEAPPAEATDRQKLKVED; encoded by the coding sequence ATGCCACGCTTTGACCCGCTGCCCGACCGCCGCCCGGCCTTCGTCGCCGGCGCATCCTCCGGCATCGGCGCCGCCACCGCCACCGAGCTCGCCCGCCGCGGCTTCCCGGTCGCCCTGGGGGCGCGGCGGGTGGAAAAGTGCCAGGAGCTCGTCGACGCCATCCGCGCCGACGGCGGAGAGGCCGTCGCGGTCTCCCTCGACGTCACCGACCCGGGCTCGGTGACCGAAGCGGTCAAGGCCGCCACCGCGGCACTCGGCGACATCGAAGTGCTGGTCGCCGGGGCCGGCGACACCTCCTTCGGCAAGCTCGCCGAGGTCAGCACCGACGACTTCGAATCGCAGTTGCAGATCCATCTGATCGGCGCCAATCGGCTGATGCGCGCGGTGGTCGGCGGCATGGTCGAGCGCAGGCGCGGCGACCTGATCTTCGTCGGATCCGATGTGGCACTTCGGCAACGCCCGCACATGGGCGCCTACGGCGCGGCCAAGGCCGCGCTGGTGGCCATGGTCACCAACCTGCAGATGGAGTTCGAAGGCACCGGAGTCCGGGCATCGCTGGTGCACCCCGGCCCGACGATGACCTCGATGGGGTGGAACCAGCCGATGGAACTGGTCGGTGCGGCGCTGGAGGACTGGGCCAAGTGGGGTCAGGCCCGGCACAGCTACTTCCTGCGCCCGGAGGATCTGGCCCGGGCCATCACATTCGTCGCGGAAACCCCGCGCGGTGGATTCATCGCCAATATGGAGCTCCAGCCCGAAGCTCCGCCGGCCGAGGCCACCGACCGTCAGAAACTCAAAGTGGAGGACTGA
- a CDS encoding cytochrome P450, producing the protein MTTAVVPRVSGGDEEHGHLEEFRTDPIGLMQRLRDECGDVGWFQLADKQVVLLSGAEANEFFFRSSDSELNQAEAYPFMTPIFGEGVVFDADPERRAEMLHNTALRGEQMKGHAATIEREVRRMIENWGDEGEIDLLEFFSELTIYTSTACLIGGKFRNQLDSRFANYYHLLERGTDPLCYVDPYLPIESFRIRDEARANLVELVQEVMNGRIASPPTDKSDRDLLDVLVSIKDEDGNPRFSANEVTGMFISLMFAGHHTSSGTSSWTMIELLRNPDYYAKVQQELDDLYSDGQEVSFHALRQIPHLDNALKETLRLHPPLIILMRVAQDEFEVQGFPIHKGQMVAASPAISNRIPEDFPDPDAFDPDRYVKPRQEDLINRWTWIPFGAGRHRCVGAAFAQMQIKAIFSVLLREYTFEMAQPPETYRNDHSKMVVQLARPAKVRYRRRVRN; encoded by the coding sequence ATGACCACCGCAGTGGTGCCCCGGGTATCCGGCGGCGACGAGGAGCACGGCCATCTCGAAGAATTCCGCACCGACCCGATCGGGTTGATGCAGCGTCTGCGCGATGAGTGCGGCGACGTCGGCTGGTTCCAGCTGGCCGACAAGCAGGTGGTGCTGCTGTCCGGTGCCGAGGCCAACGAGTTCTTCTTCCGTTCCAGCGACAGCGAGCTCAACCAGGCCGAGGCCTACCCGTTCATGACGCCGATCTTCGGCGAGGGCGTGGTATTCGACGCCGACCCCGAGCGCCGCGCCGAGATGCTGCACAACACCGCGCTGCGCGGCGAGCAGATGAAGGGACACGCCGCCACCATCGAACGCGAGGTGCGGCGGATGATCGAAAACTGGGGCGACGAAGGCGAAATCGACCTGCTGGAGTTCTTCTCCGAGCTGACCATCTATACCTCGACCGCGTGCCTGATCGGGGGCAAGTTCCGCAACCAGCTGGATTCCCGGTTCGCCAACTACTACCACCTGCTGGAACGCGGCACCGATCCGCTGTGTTACGTCGACCCGTACCTGCCGATCGAGAGCTTCCGAATCCGCGACGAGGCCCGGGCCAACCTCGTCGAGCTGGTCCAGGAGGTGATGAACGGGCGCATCGCCAGTCCCCCGACGGACAAGAGCGACCGCGATCTGCTCGACGTGCTGGTGTCGATCAAGGACGAGGACGGCAACCCCCGGTTCTCCGCCAACGAGGTCACCGGGATGTTCATCTCACTGATGTTCGCCGGGCACCACACCAGCTCGGGCACCTCGTCGTGGACGATGATCGAGCTGCTGCGCAACCCGGACTACTACGCCAAGGTTCAGCAGGAGCTTGACGATCTGTACTCCGACGGCCAGGAGGTGAGTTTCCATGCGCTGCGCCAGATTCCGCATCTGGACAACGCACTCAAGGAGACCCTGCGGCTACATCCACCGCTGATCATCCTGATGCGGGTGGCCCAGGACGAGTTCGAGGTGCAGGGGTTCCCGATCCACAAGGGGCAGATGGTGGCCGCGTCCCCGGCGATCAGCAACCGCATCCCCGAGGACTTCCCGGACCCGGACGCCTTCGACCCGGACCGGTATGTGAAGCCGCGCCAGGAGGATCTGATCAACCGGTGGACCTGGATCCCGTTCGGGGCCGGCCGGCACCGCTGCGTGGGTGCGGCGTTCGCCCAGATGCAGATCAAGGCGATCTTCTCGGTGTTGTTGCGCGAGTACACCTTCGAGATGGCCCAGCCTCCGGAGACCTACCGCAACGATCACTCCAAGATGGTGGTCCAGCTGGCACGCCCGGCCAAGGTCCGCTACCGCCGACGTGTCCGGAACTGA
- a CDS encoding ferredoxin, producing MGCYRVVVDEDLCQGHAMCELEAPDVFSVPKRGPVNILIPEPPDEMREDVERAIEMCPTRALELIEIDET from the coding sequence ATGGGGTGCTACCGCGTCGTCGTCGATGAGGACCTGTGCCAGGGCCACGCGATGTGTGAGCTCGAAGCTCCCGATGTGTTCTCCGTACCCAAGCGGGGCCCGGTGAACATCCTGATCCCGGAACCGCCCGACGAGATGCGCGAGGACGTCGAGCGCGCCATCGAGATGTGTCCCACCCGGGCACTGGAATTGATCGAGATCGACGAAACCTGA
- a CDS encoding nuclear transport factor 2 family protein — protein MATREQLQDWVDRWLKANRDAEIAGDWKPLADFYTPDATYGWNIGPKEDVMCVGRDQIRDVALGLEMEGLENWVYEYQKVLIDDAQNEIVGFWKQIANKSDGSTDEIYGIGGSWFRLDDNLLIEWQRDFFDFGHVQKAFMNLISSGDLTPTMQKRIERSLAGEKLPGYYPLGEAPVSLW, from the coding sequence ATGGCAACACGTGAACAACTGCAGGACTGGGTGGACCGCTGGCTGAAGGCCAACCGGGACGCCGAGATCGCCGGTGACTGGAAGCCGCTGGCCGACTTCTACACCCCCGACGCCACCTATGGCTGGAACATCGGCCCCAAGGAAGACGTCATGTGCGTCGGCCGCGACCAGATCCGCGACGTCGCGCTGGGACTGGAGATGGAGGGCCTGGAGAACTGGGTCTACGAGTACCAGAAGGTGCTCATCGACGACGCGCAGAACGAGATCGTCGGGTTCTGGAAGCAGATCGCCAACAAGTCCGACGGCAGCACCGACGAGATTTACGGCATCGGCGGCAGCTGGTTCCGTCTCGACGACAACCTGCTGATCGAGTGGCAGCGGGACTTCTTCGACTTCGGCCATGTGCAGAAGGCGTTCATGAACCTGATCTCCTCCGGGGACCTGACCCCGACCATGCAGAAGCGCATCGAGCGCAGCCTCGCCGGCGAGAAGCTGCCCGGTTACTACCCGCTGGGCGAGGCTCCCGTCTCGCTCTGGTGA
- a CDS encoding NDMA-dependent alcohol dehydrogenase — translation MKTKGALIWEFNQPWSIEEIEIGDPVKDEVKIQMEASGMCHSDHHLVTGDIPMAGFPVLGGHEGAGIVTEVGPGVEHLAPGDHVVLSFIPSCGECPSCQAGMRNLCDLGMYLLTGTAVSDGTNRVHAADGTPVIPMTLLGTFSPYMVVHKSSVVKIDPSIPFEVACLIGCGVTTGYGSAVRSGDVRPGDDVVIVGVGGVGTGALQGALNAGARNVFVVDPVDFKRDSALKFGATHAYPDIYSAMAGVAEVTEGRMANKTIITVGELHGEDIDNYLNITSKGGTCVVTAVANMSSLDVKLNLSMLTLLQKRLQGTIFGGGNPHHDIPALLSMYKAGRLNLDDMVTRQYSLEQINEGYADMLEGRNIRGVIRYTDADR, via the coding sequence ATGAAAACCAAAGGCGCCCTGATCTGGGAATTCAACCAGCCGTGGTCGATCGAGGAGATCGAGATCGGTGACCCCGTCAAAGACGAGGTGAAGATCCAAATGGAAGCCTCCGGGATGTGCCACTCCGACCATCACCTGGTCACCGGCGACATTCCGATGGCCGGTTTTCCGGTACTGGGCGGCCACGAGGGCGCGGGCATCGTCACCGAGGTCGGCCCCGGCGTCGAGCACCTGGCACCCGGCGACCACGTCGTGCTGTCCTTCATCCCATCCTGCGGCGAGTGCCCGTCGTGTCAGGCGGGCATGCGCAACCTGTGCGACCTGGGCATGTACCTGCTGACCGGTACCGCGGTCTCGGACGGCACGAACCGCGTGCACGCCGCCGACGGCACCCCGGTGATTCCGATGACGCTGCTGGGCACCTTCAGCCCCTACATGGTGGTGCACAAGAGCTCGGTGGTGAAGATCGACCCGTCCATCCCGTTCGAGGTCGCCTGCCTGATCGGCTGTGGCGTCACCACCGGCTACGGCTCGGCGGTACGCAGCGGCGACGTGCGCCCGGGTGACGACGTGGTGATCGTCGGTGTCGGCGGTGTCGGCACCGGCGCGCTGCAGGGCGCGCTGAACGCCGGCGCGCGCAACGTCTTCGTCGTCGACCCGGTGGATTTCAAGCGCGATTCCGCACTGAAGTTCGGCGCCACCCACGCCTATCCGGACATCTACAGCGCGATGGCCGGCGTCGCCGAGGTCACCGAGGGCCGGATGGCGAACAAGACCATCATCACCGTCGGCGAGCTGCACGGCGAGGACATCGACAACTACCTGAACATCACCAGCAAAGGTGGCACCTGCGTGGTGACCGCGGTGGCGAACATGTCCAGCCTGGACGTGAAGCTGAACCTGTCGATGCTGACCCTGCTGCAGAAGCGGTTGCAGGGCACCATCTTCGGCGGCGGCAACCCGCACCACGACATCCCCGCGCTGCTGAGCATGTACAAGGCCGGTCGGCTGAACCTCGACGATATGGTCACCCGGCAGTACAGCCTGGAGCAGATCAACGAGGGCTACGCCGACATGCTGGAGGGCCGCAACATCCGCGGCGTCATCCGCTACACCGACGCCGACCGGTAG
- a CDS encoding HIT family protein, which produces MATIFTRIINGELPGRFVYEDDEFVAFLTIEPMTQGHTLVVPRAEIDQWQDIDPGVNARLMAVAQKIGRAVVTAFGAPRAGLLIAGLEVPHLHVHVFPAYALTDFGFAGVDRNPSPASLDDAQARIKAALAAQD; this is translated from the coding sequence ATGGCAACCATCTTCACCAGGATCATCAACGGCGAGCTACCGGGCCGGTTCGTCTACGAAGACGACGAGTTCGTCGCGTTCCTGACCATCGAGCCGATGACCCAGGGCCACACCCTGGTGGTGCCGCGGGCCGAGATCGACCAGTGGCAGGACATCGATCCGGGCGTCAACGCCCGGTTGATGGCGGTGGCGCAGAAGATCGGTCGCGCGGTGGTGACCGCCTTCGGTGCACCGCGGGCCGGTCTGCTGATCGCCGGCTTGGAGGTTCCGCACCTGCACGTGCACGTCTTCCCGGCGTATGCGCTCACCGACTTCGGGTTCGCCGGGGTGGACCGCAACCCCAGCCCGGCGTCACTGGACGACGCTCAGGCGCGGATCAAGGCCGCGCTGGCAGCACAGGACTGA
- a CDS encoding sensor histidine kinase — protein MTGARIRRGVPLRLGLVAAALVLVTFGLLASGIAVTSLMKHSLIGRVDQTLIDATNSWVQAPRPHSSRPHDGPNPARPPSKFYVSGVDSAGDQWTAVNDGGAEPDLPPGHDVGDVPTTVGSIGDSDVRWRAVSLHGPDGELTTVAMDLSEVDSTVDSLVLAQAGIGVAVLLVLGLAGYGLVQRSLRPLGEVEKTAAAIARGELDRRIPQRDPRTEVGRLSLALNGMLAQIQRAVADSEASAEHARRSEDRMRRFITDASHELRTPLTTIRGFAELYRQGAARDVEMLMSRIESEAGRMGLLVEDLLLLARLDSQRPLEQRPVDLLVLASDAVHDARSVAPNRSIALEVFDGPGIPLVQGDDARLRQVLSNLVSNALQHTPADAAITVRVGTDGDDAVLEVVDQGPGLAPEDAHRIFERFYRTDASRTRASGGSGLGLSIVDSLVRGHGGTVTVDAELGRGCRFRVAIPRLGGAEAVDEDAADAEPPDAEVPDGEMPDENAPAAEVSPVLPARP, from the coding sequence GTGACGGGGGCCCGGATTCGCCGGGGAGTGCCGCTGCGGCTCGGTCTGGTCGCGGCGGCGCTGGTGCTTGTCACCTTCGGGTTGCTGGCTTCGGGCATCGCGGTGACCTCCCTGATGAAGCACAGCTTGATCGGCCGGGTCGACCAGACCCTGATCGACGCCACCAACTCCTGGGTGCAGGCACCGCGGCCGCATTCGTCCCGGCCGCACGACGGGCCCAACCCGGCTCGGCCGCCGTCGAAGTTCTATGTCAGCGGGGTGGATTCGGCCGGTGACCAGTGGACCGCGGTCAACGACGGCGGCGCCGAACCGGACCTGCCGCCGGGCCACGATGTCGGCGACGTGCCGACGACGGTCGGCTCGATCGGCGACTCGGATGTGCGGTGGCGCGCGGTGTCATTGCACGGTCCCGACGGGGAGCTGACCACCGTCGCCATGGACCTGTCCGAGGTGGACTCCACCGTCGACTCGCTGGTGCTGGCGCAGGCCGGGATCGGGGTGGCGGTGCTGCTGGTACTCGGCCTGGCCGGTTACGGCCTGGTACAGCGCAGCCTGCGTCCGCTCGGTGAGGTGGAGAAGACCGCGGCGGCGATCGCCCGCGGCGAGCTGGACCGGCGCATCCCGCAGCGCGACCCGCGCACCGAGGTGGGCCGGTTGTCGCTGGCGCTCAACGGCATGCTGGCCCAGATCCAGCGCGCGGTGGCCGATTCGGAGGCCTCCGCCGAACACGCCCGTCGTTCCGAGGACCGGATGCGCCGGTTCATCACCGACGCCAGCCACGAACTGCGCACCCCGCTGACCACCATTCGCGGCTTCGCCGAGCTGTACCGCCAGGGCGCCGCCCGCGACGTGGAGATGCTGATGTCGCGGATCGAGAGCGAGGCCGGCCGGATGGGCCTGCTGGTGGAGGACCTGCTGCTGCTGGCCCGGCTGGACTCCCAGCGTCCGCTGGAACAGCGGCCGGTGGACCTGCTGGTACTGGCCAGCGACGCCGTGCACGACGCCCGCTCGGTCGCCCCGAACCGCAGCATCGCATTGGAGGTGTTCGACGGCCCCGGGATCCCGCTGGTGCAGGGCGACGACGCCCGGCTGCGCCAGGTGCTGTCGAACCTGGTCAGTAACGCGCTGCAGCACACCCCGGCCGACGCCGCGATCACCGTGCGGGTCGGTACCGACGGCGACGACGCCGTGCTGGAGGTCGTCGATCAGGGGCCGGGTCTGGCGCCCGAGGACGCCCACCGCATCTTCGAGCGGTTCTACCGCACCGACGCGTCCCGGACCCGGGCCAGCGGCGGCTCCGGACTGGGCCTGTCGATTGTTGACTCCCTGGTGCGCGGACACGGCGGCACGGTGACCGTGGATGCCGAGCTGGGCCGCGGGTGCCGGTTCCGGGTGGCCATCCCGCGGCTCGGCGGCGCGGAGGCCGTCGACGAGGACGCCGCGGACGCGGAGCCGCCCGACGCGGAAGTTCCCGACGGGGAGATGCCCGACGAGAACGCGCCCGCCGCCGAGGTCAGTCCTGTGCTGCCAGCGCGGCCTTGA
- a CDS encoding response regulator transcription factor produces the protein MTTNSPVGTEVTPEARVLVVDDETNIVELLSVSLKFQGFEVFTAANGPAALDRAREVKPDAVILDVMMPGMDGFGVLRRLRADGIDAPALFLTARDTVADKVAGLTLGGDDYVTKPFSLEEVVARLRVILRRSGKGAEAARTSRLSFADIELDEDTHEVWKAGEPVSLSPTEFTLLRYFVINAGTVLSKPKILDHVWRYDFGGDVNVVESYVSYLRRKIDTGEKRLLHTLRGVGYVLREPR, from the coding sequence ATGACAACGAACTCACCCGTGGGCACCGAGGTAACGCCGGAGGCCCGGGTCCTGGTGGTCGACGACGAGACCAACATCGTCGAACTGCTGTCGGTCAGCTTGAAATTCCAGGGTTTCGAGGTGTTCACCGCGGCCAACGGACCGGCCGCACTGGACCGCGCCCGCGAGGTCAAACCCGACGCCGTCATCCTGGACGTGATGATGCCCGGGATGGACGGCTTCGGGGTGCTGCGCCGGTTGCGCGCCGACGGCATCGACGCCCCCGCGCTGTTTCTGACCGCGCGCGACACGGTGGCCGACAAGGTCGCCGGGCTGACCCTCGGCGGCGACGACTACGTCACCAAGCCGTTCTCCCTGGAGGAGGTGGTGGCCCGGTTGCGGGTCATCCTGCGCCGCTCCGGCAAGGGCGCCGAGGCCGCCCGCACCTCCCGGCTGTCGTTCGCCGACATCGAACTCGACGAGGACACCCACGAAGTGTGGAAGGCCGGTGAACCGGTTTCCCTGTCGCCGACCGAGTTCACCCTGCTGCGCTACTTCGTCATCAACGCCGGCACCGTGCTGAGCAAGCCGAAGATCCTCGACCACGTGTGGCGCTACGACTTCGGCGGCGACGTCAATGTCGTCGAGTCCTACGTGTCCTACCTGCGCCGCAAGATCGACACCGGCGAGAAGCGCCTGCTGCACACGCTGCGCGGCGTCGGCTACGTCCTGAGGGAGCCGCGCTGA